CCTTATGAATTTTATGAAAAACACCAAGTAAGAAAATACGGCTTTCATGGTACATCACATTCTTATGTAAGCAAGCAAGCTGCACATATACTTGGTAAAGATATTAATGAATTTAATGCAATTAGTGCTCATCTTGGAAATGGTGCGAGTGTTTGTGCTATAGAAAATGGAAAATGCGTAGATACTTCTATGGGCTTTACACCGCTAGAAGGTTTGATCATGGGAACTAGATGTGGAGATATTGATCCTGCTGTATTGTCATTTTTAGCAAAAGAATTAAATTTAAACCCATCTGATTTAGACACTATAATGAATAAAAAAAGTGGTGTTTATGGAATTTGTGGGTTTAATGACTTTAGAGATATTGAAGCTCAAATTGAAGAAAATAATGAAAAAGCAAGACTTGCTCTTGATATGTTTTGTTATCGTTTGAGTAAATATATTGGTTCTTATTTTGCAATTTTACCTAGAGTTGATGCATTGATTTTTACAGCTGGTATAGGCGAAAATGATGATATTGTTAGAGTAAAAGTATGCCAAAGATTAGCGCATTTAGGATTTGATATAGATTTAGATAAAAATGCACAGCTTAGAAATGGTGAGATTAGTAAAAAAGACTCTAAAATTAAAATTTTAATTGTTCCAACAGAAGAAGAATTAGAAATAGCTAAAATTACCACAGAGCTTATTAAAAATAAATAACCTTGAGTTTTAAAACTCAAGGTTTGTTTTAAAATGCAGGAACTACTGCACCTTGGTATTTTTCATTGATAAAATCTTTTACTTTTTGACTTTGTAAAGCTTTTACTAAAGCTTTGATTTTAGGATTGTCTTTATTATCTTGAGTGGTTACTAAGATATTTGCATAAGGACTTTCTTTGTTTTCTATTAAAATAGAATCTTTTACAGGATTTAAATTTGCTGATAAGGCATAGTTTGAATTAATCACTGCAAAATCAACATCATCTAAAGCTCTTGGAAGTTGCGCTGCTTTTAATTCTTTAAATTTGATATTTTTTGGATTATCTTTAATATCAAGTGGAGTTTTTAATGCAGTATTTTCAAAACTAACTAGTTTAGTACTAGCAATAATATCCAAAGCTCTACTTTCATTTGTTGGATCATTTGGTACAGCTATGGTAGCATTTTGTGGAAGATCTTGGATGTTTTTATATTTTTTAGAATAAACTGCCATTGGTTCGATATGAATTTTTGCAACGCTAATTAATTTTGTACCTTTATTAGCATTAAACTCATCTAAATAAGGCTGATGTTGGAAAAAATTTGCATCAAGTTCTTTATTATCTGTACTAAGATTTGGTAAAACATAGTCATTAAATTCCTTAATTTCCAATGTATAACCTTCTTTTTTTAGCAAATCTTTAGTTTGTTCTAAAATTTCAGCATGAGGAACAGGTGTCGCACCTACAGTGATAACTTCATTAGCAAATAAACTTGCACCTAAAATTGTGCTTGCAGCGAGCAATTTTAACAATTTCATTTTAACTCCTTTTTATAGTTTAAAATGCTTGATTATATTATAAAAATATTAAAATAAGATAATAAAAGTTTTATTTTTGATTATTTTTATATTCTTTAATAAAAGACTTAAGTTTTTTTGCAAAAAATATATAACCACCTTTATACCAATTTTTTTGAGCCTTAATAAGAGCTTGTCCGATTTTGTAAGAATAGGTATTTTGATTTTTAATACCTTCACTTTTATAATCATCATAGCTTGATAAAGGTGGAAGTTTAAGATAAGGTTTTGTTTTTAAATCTTTTTGATATTGCTTGGCAAGTTTTGTGTGTTTATAGTAAATCTTTAGTAGAGTAAAAGGTAAAAAAGGAATTTTTTTCTTATTTTTAGTACATTCTATAAAAGCATAACCTAGTTTGTATGATAAATGATATCTTATTCTTGCTTTTGCCTGAGTGTTAATAGCTTTTATTCCTTCTAAATATCTGCTTCCACCAAGTTTTAACCATTTTTCATAATATTCTTGCCATTTAGGCCATGTTTGATTGCATAAAACATTGTTCCAAAAACGATTATTATTACCTTCAGCATGTGTTATAGAGGCTTTTTGTGATAAGTTGGTTCTATAATCAATATTTCCATTATAAGTATCTTTTAAATCTTTTATTTTAAATTTATGTTCTAGTACTAGTAGTGTAAACAATCCTTGATCGTTTAAATTTTGAATATTTTCGTTTAAATGTTTATATATAAATTGATAACATCTTAAAGGATTTGGTATAAGATCT
This genomic stretch from Campylobacter lari subsp. concheus harbors:
- a CDS encoding MetQ/NlpA family ABC transporter substrate-binding protein, with protein sequence MKLLKLLAASTILGASLFANEVITVGATPVPHAEILEQTKDLLKKEGYTLEIKEFNDYVLPNLSTDNKELDANFFQHQPYLDEFNANKGTKLISVAKIHIEPMAVYSKKYKNIQDLPQNATIAVPNDPTNESRALDIIASTKLVSFENTALKTPLDIKDNPKNIKFKELKAAQLPRALDDVDFAVINSNYALSANLNPVKDSILIENKESPYANILVTTQDNKDNPKIKALVKALQSQKVKDFINEKYQGAVVPAF
- a CDS encoding acetate kinase gives rise to the protein MKILVLNSGSSSIKFKLFEKDEALASGLVEKIGEQSSKIELKDLKSGQKYKKELAIKDHEQGIELVNELFAQSGILHDLNELDGCGHRIVHGGPNLTKHCLVDDEILKEIDRVAHIAPLHNPAHLIGIKTMIKAAPKVPNVTVFDTAFHQSMPDYAYMYALPYEFYEKHQVRKYGFHGTSHSYVSKQAAHILGKDINEFNAISAHLGNGASVCAIENGKCVDTSMGFTPLEGLIMGTRCGDIDPAVLSFLAKELNLNPSDLDTIMNKKSGVYGICGFNDFRDIEAQIEENNEKARLALDMFCYRLSKYIGSYFAILPRVDALIFTAGIGENDDIVRVKVCQRLAHLGFDIDLDKNAQLRNGEISKKDSKIKILIVPTEEELEIAKITTELIKNK
- a CDS encoding glycosyltransferase, which produces MKHKLGILLAATKNSSFTIGTLLINIMDVMGKKVDVFYILHDGFSLNDQNIMQKIVKNKIIKFAPFTQEDFLTTLGKNQNDINNLFFLKRWTHMAFARFEAFKFLDECESIIYLDFDVLLLKSIDELSKLRTKKYHFGAILGKTLLLESLPAKKEHHQKRTYLTGILVFTDLIPNPLRCYQFIYKHLNENIQNLNDQGLFTLLVLEHKFKIKDLKDTYNGNIDYRTNLSQKASITHAEGNNNRFWNNVLCNQTWPKWQEYYEKWLKLGGSRYLEGIKAINTQAKARIRYHLSYKLGYAFIECTKNKKKIPFLPFTLLKIYYKHTKLAKQYQKDLKTKPYLKLPPLSSYDDYKSEGIKNQNTYSYKIGQALIKAQKNWYKGGYIFFAKKLKSFIKEYKNNQK